The Eublepharis macularius isolate TG4126 chromosome 11, MPM_Emac_v1.0, whole genome shotgun sequence genome includes a region encoding these proteins:
- the TOMM7 gene encoding mitochondrial import receptor subunit TOM7 homolog, which translates to MPKLSKETKQRLQHLFKGGQFAIRWGFIPVVLYLGFKRGADPGMPEPTFLSLLWG; encoded by the exons ATGCCGAAGCTGAGCAAAGAGACGAAGCAGCGGCTGCAGCACCTTTTCAAAGGCGGGCAGTTCGCTATCCGGTGGGGCTTTATCCCCGTTGTGCTCTACCTAG GCTTTAAGAGAGGAGCAGATCCTGGAATGCCTGAACCAACTTTTCTAAG TCTGCTTTGGGGATGA